Proteins encoded within one genomic window of Streptomyces taklimakanensis:
- a CDS encoding bifunctional DNA primase/polymerase has product MGFTIGSIREIRELRELRSGTRRRGRAPVCTAVAEYTGLWGWDVVPGARAVRGGGRTTCSCRVPDCLLPGAHPLDDSPVVPAGATLDEATRAWGKVPGATVLLPVGRAFDVIEVPEAAGRRALVRMERMGLPLGPVAVAPDHRAWFFVAPGAAARLSELLYRMGWDDCVPALRGLGPGDHVTAPPCDLGGLGPVRWLRPPTLEGAGRPPHARLLLGTLAYVCHRAPVGD; this is encoded by the coding sequence ATGGGCTTCACTATCGGCAGCATCCGGGAGATTCGGGAGCTCCGGGAACTGCGGTCCGGCACCCGACGCCGGGGCCGCGCCCCGGTGTGCACGGCCGTGGCCGAGTACACCGGTCTGTGGGGCTGGGACGTCGTCCCCGGCGCCCGCGCCGTACGCGGGGGCGGCCGCACCACCTGCTCCTGCCGGGTTCCGGACTGCCTCCTGCCGGGCGCCCATCCCCTCGACGACTCCCCGGTGGTGCCCGCGGGCGCCACCTTGGACGAGGCCACGCGGGCCTGGGGGAAGGTGCCCGGCGCGACGGTCCTGCTGCCGGTGGGCCGGGCCTTCGACGTCATCGAGGTGCCCGAGGCGGCGGGGCGACGCGCCCTGGTCCGGATGGAGCGGATGGGGCTCCCGCTCGGCCCGGTCGCCGTCGCCCCGGACCACCGCGCCTGGTTCTTCGTCGCTCCCGGGGCCGCCGCCCGCCTGTCCGAACTGCTGTACCGCATGGGTTGGGACGACTGCGTACCGGCCCTGCGCGGTCTCGGGCCCGGTGATCACGTCACCGCCCCGCCCTGCGACCTGGGCGGGCTCGGTCCGGTGCGGTGGCTGCGCCCGCCCACCCTGGAGGGGGCCGGGCGTCCACCGCACGCCCGGCTGCTGTTGGGCACCCTGGCCTACGTCTGCCACCGGGCGCCGGTCGGCGACTGA
- a CDS encoding sugar porter family MFS transporter, with protein sequence MTSTAQVGSDGPGVPAVRHQHLRHVVFIAVAAAMGGFLFGYDSSVINGAVEGIRGRFDIGSGALAQVIAAALIGAAIGAATAGRLADRLGRIRVMQIAAVLFALSAIGSMLPFGMWDLAFWRTLGGVAIGMASVIAPAYIAEVAPAEYRGRLASFQQAAIVLGIAVSQLVNWGVLNLADGEQRGRLLGLEAWQLMLGIEIVPALLYGLLTLRIPESPRHLVAQGRTEEAKAVLAGVEPAGSDLDARIVEIEERMRGEHKPSPRDLLGGRFGLLPIVWVGIGLSLFQQLVGINVIFYYSASLWQSVGIDPSSSFFYSFTTSIINIVGTVIAMLLVDRIGRKPLALIGSTGMALSLGAAAWAFSYKSGTGEDISLPDAQGTVALIAAHSFVLFFALSWGVVVWVMLGEMFPNRIRAAALGVAAGAQWVANWLITVTFPSLSEWNLSGAYVIYTVFAVLSIPFVLKWVPETKGRALEEMG encoded by the coding sequence GTGACCAGCACCGCGCAGGTGGGGTCGGACGGGCCGGGCGTCCCGGCCGTACGGCACCAGCACCTCAGACACGTCGTCTTCATCGCCGTCGCGGCGGCGATGGGAGGCTTCCTCTTCGGCTACGACAGTTCCGTGATCAACGGCGCGGTCGAGGGCATCCGCGGCAGATTCGACATCGGCTCCGGCGCGCTCGCCCAGGTCATCGCCGCCGCCCTGATCGGAGCCGCCATCGGCGCCGCCACCGCGGGCCGGCTCGCCGACCGGCTCGGCCGCATCCGGGTGATGCAGATCGCCGCGGTGCTCTTCGCCCTCAGCGCCATCGGGTCCATGCTGCCCTTCGGCATGTGGGACCTGGCCTTCTGGCGGACCCTGGGCGGTGTCGCCATCGGCATGGCGTCGGTGATCGCCCCCGCCTACATCGCCGAGGTCGCCCCGGCCGAGTACCGCGGCCGGCTCGCCTCCTTCCAACAGGCCGCGATCGTGCTGGGCATCGCCGTCTCGCAGCTCGTCAACTGGGGCGTCCTCAACCTCGCCGACGGCGAACAGCGCGGACGCCTGCTGGGCCTGGAGGCCTGGCAGCTCATGCTCGGCATCGAGATCGTCCCCGCGCTGCTCTACGGTCTGCTGACCCTGCGCATACCCGAGTCCCCGCGTCACCTCGTCGCCCAGGGGCGAACGGAGGAGGCCAAGGCGGTCCTCGCGGGAGTGGAACCCGCGGGCAGCGACCTGGACGCCCGGATCGTCGAGATCGAGGAACGCATGCGCGGCGAGCACAAGCCGAGCCCGCGCGATCTGCTGGGCGGACGCTTCGGCCTGCTGCCCATCGTCTGGGTGGGCATCGGCCTGTCGCTGTTCCAGCAGTTGGTCGGCATCAACGTGATCTTCTACTACAGCGCCTCGCTGTGGCAGTCGGTCGGCATCGACCCCAGCAGCTCGTTCTTCTACTCCTTCACCACCTCGATCATCAACATCGTCGGCACGGTGATCGCGATGCTCCTGGTGGACCGGATCGGCCGCAAGCCGCTCGCCCTGATCGGCTCCACCGGCATGGCGCTCTCGCTGGGCGCCGCCGCCTGGGCGTTCTCCTACAAGAGCGGCACCGGCGAGGACATCTCCCTGCCCGACGCCCAGGGCACCGTCGCCCTGATCGCCGCGCACTCCTTCGTCCTCTTCTTCGCCCTCTCCTGGGGTGTGGTGGTCTGGGTGATGCTCGGCGAGATGTTCCCCAACCGCATCCGGGCCGCCGCCCTCGGCGTCGCGGCCGGGGCCCAGTGGGTGGCGAACTGGCTGATCACCGTGACGTTCCCGAGCCTGTCGGAGTGGAACCTGTCGGGCGCGTACGTCATCTACACGGTCTTCGCCGTGCTCTCGATCCCCTTCGTCCTCAAGTGGGTGCCGGAGACCAAGGGCCGGGCGCTGGAGGAGATGGGGTAG
- a CDS encoding class I SAM-dependent methyltransferase, which yields MAPTLAQRHLPRPARDWAEIQERMLVPLYEAVYDRFEVGRHTHVLGLGCGSGLALVMAAARGAAVTGTDTDEARLELARQRLLPEPQWGARHWSARVLPSGPDGGPDAATLREGPPPTLVTAFDTLPGPEVLARVAEVTGRDTPVVLAGWGPVERCAAAPALRVAERLAEPRRATGRCWRPGGRDDLEDLARRAGLRPDGSGRVACPFGYADLDSAVRGLISTGLYDAAVRATDAGQVTKELTEALRPYVRADGTVWMQNLFRYVVAMT from the coding sequence ATGGCACCCACGCTCGCACAGCGGCACCTCCCGCGGCCGGCCCGGGACTGGGCGGAGATCCAGGAGCGGATGCTGGTTCCGCTCTACGAGGCGGTGTACGACCGGTTCGAGGTCGGACGGCACACACACGTCCTGGGCCTGGGCTGCGGCTCGGGCCTGGCGCTGGTGATGGCCGCCGCCCGCGGCGCCGCCGTCACGGGGACGGACACCGACGAGGCGCGTCTGGAACTGGCCCGGCAGCGGCTGCTGCCGGAACCGCAGTGGGGGGCGCGGCACTGGAGCGCGCGGGTGCTGCCGAGCGGGCCGGACGGCGGACCGGACGCCGCCACGCTGCGCGAGGGACCCCCGCCCACCCTGGTGACGGCCTTCGACACCCTGCCCGGGCCGGAGGTGCTGGCCCGGGTGGCGGAGGTGACGGGACGGGACACTCCGGTGGTGCTGGCGGGGTGGGGGCCGGTCGAGCGGTGTGCCGCCGCCCCCGCGCTGCGGGTGGCCGAACGGCTGGCGGAGCCGCGCCGGGCGACCGGGCGCTGCTGGCGGCCCGGCGGTCGGGACGACCTGGAGGACCTGGCCCGTCGGGCGGGGCTGCGGCCCGACGGCTCGGGGCGGGTGGCGTGCCCGTTCGGCTACGCCGACCTGGACAGCGCGGTGCGAGGGTTGATCTCCACGGGCCTGTACGACGCGGCGGTCAGGGCGACGGACGCGGGACAGGTCACCAAGGAGCTGACCGAGGCACTGCGCCCCTACGTGCGGGCCGACGGCACGGTGTGGATGCAGAACCTGTTCCGCTACGTCGTCGCCATGACCTGA
- a CDS encoding [protein-PII] uridylyltransferase, which yields MTTEPDTPGNYAAARLRLLTEEERSGPPRRAALAELTDAWLAGLLGEPARGVALVAVGGYGRGELSPRSDLDLLLLHDGRDPRAVATLADRVWYPVWDLGIALDHSVRTPREARRAAADDLRVQLGLLDARHLAGDAELTAALRAEHLARWRADARRRLPELHESVRERAGRHGELRFLLEPDLKEARGGLRDATALRAVAASWLADAPREGLEEARHTLLDVRDALHLTTGRSGDRLTLQEQDQVAEALGLPDADALLRRVYEAARVISYAGDVTWREVGRVLRSRAARAPRAVPRTPLAEGVVEQDGEVVLARTARPERDPVLPLRAAAAAAQAGLPLARPAVRRMAACVPPLPVPWPTEAREAFVTLLGAGEATVGVWEALDAEGLVTALLPDWERVRCRPQRNAVHRWTVDRHLIETVVRARSRVRRVGRPDLLLVAALLHDIGKGLPGDHSVTGEAVARDLAARMGFGAADTAVLAALVRHHLLLVETATRRDLDDPATVRTVVEAVGDTGTLELLHALTEADALATGPAAWSTWRAGLVADLVERTRAASAGEPAAGEREEHLGRPGRPGHPGRPDPAAERLAREARRTGGPVLALRTRAEAPVGEDPDPAGPGPVGAELHIALPDRPGVLPAAAGVLALHRLTVRAADLRTVEAPGGNPGQSPDGAPVLLLSWRIAAEYGSPPGPDRLRADLVRALDGSLDVPGRLAEREAAHRGAPRARRGGGAPPPRVTVAPTGSRLATVIEVRAQDAPGLLYRVGRALEEAGAAVRSARVSTLGADVVDAFYVTTPDGAPLPPVEAAELVRELERALGG from the coding sequence ATGACCACGGAACCCGACACCCCCGGCAACTACGCGGCGGCCCGGCTGCGCCTCCTCACCGAGGAGGAGCGGTCCGGGCCGCCGCGCCGCGCCGCCCTCGCGGAGCTGACCGACGCCTGGCTCGCCGGGCTGCTGGGAGAGCCGGCCCGCGGGGTCGCGCTGGTGGCCGTCGGAGGCTACGGCCGCGGAGAACTCTCCCCGCGCAGCGATCTCGACCTGCTCCTCCTCCACGACGGACGCGATCCCCGCGCCGTCGCCACCCTCGCCGACCGCGTCTGGTACCCGGTGTGGGACCTCGGGATCGCCCTCGACCACTCGGTGCGCACACCGCGGGAGGCCCGCCGGGCCGCCGCCGACGACCTGCGGGTGCAGCTCGGTCTGCTCGACGCCCGGCACCTCGCCGGAGACGCGGAACTGACGGCGGCCCTGCGCGCCGAGCACCTCGCCCGCTGGCGCGCCGACGCCCGTCGGCGGCTGCCGGAGCTGCACGAGAGCGTCCGGGAGCGCGCCGGCCGCCACGGTGAGCTGCGCTTCCTCCTCGAACCCGACCTCAAGGAGGCCCGGGGCGGACTGCGTGACGCCACCGCCCTGCGGGCCGTCGCCGCCTCCTGGCTGGCCGACGCCCCCCGCGAGGGCCTGGAGGAGGCCCGCCACACCCTGCTCGACGTGCGCGACGCCCTCCACCTGACCACCGGTCGTTCGGGTGACCGACTCACCCTCCAGGAACAGGACCAGGTCGCCGAGGCGCTCGGACTGCCGGACGCGGACGCGCTGCTGCGCCGCGTGTACGAGGCGGCGCGGGTGATCTCCTACGCGGGGGACGTCACCTGGCGCGAGGTCGGCCGGGTACTGCGCTCACGCGCCGCGCGCGCCCCGCGCGCCGTCCCGCGCACCCCCCTCGCGGAGGGCGTCGTCGAACAGGACGGCGAGGTGGTGCTCGCCCGCACCGCCCGCCCCGAACGCGACCCCGTGCTGCCGTTGCGCGCCGCGGCGGCCGCGGCGCAGGCCGGACTGCCCCTGGCCCGGCCCGCGGTGCGCCGGATGGCCGCCTGCGTACCGCCCCTGCCGGTGCCCTGGCCCACCGAGGCCCGTGAGGCGTTCGTCACCCTGCTCGGCGCCGGCGAGGCGACCGTCGGGGTGTGGGAGGCGCTGGACGCCGAAGGGCTGGTCACCGCGTTGCTGCCGGACTGGGAGCGGGTGCGCTGCCGTCCGCAGCGCAACGCCGTGCACCGCTGGACCGTGGACCGTCACCTGATCGAGACCGTGGTGCGGGCCCGCTCGCGCGTCCGCCGGGTCGGCCGCCCCGACCTGCTGCTGGTCGCCGCGCTGCTGCACGACATCGGCAAGGGCCTGCCCGGCGACCACAGCGTCACCGGCGAGGCCGTCGCCCGTGACCTGGCCGCCCGGATGGGCTTCGGCGCCGCCGACACGGCCGTCCTGGCCGCCCTCGTCCGCCACCACCTGCTGCTGGTGGAGACCGCCACCCGCCGCGACCTGGACGATCCCGCCACCGTCCGTACCGTCGTCGAAGCCGTCGGGGACACCGGCACCCTGGAGCTGTTGCACGCCCTCACCGAGGCCGACGCCCTGGCCACCGGGCCGGCCGCCTGGTCGACGTGGCGCGCCGGTCTCGTGGCCGACCTGGTCGAACGCACCAGGGCGGCGTCGGCCGGGGAACCCGCGGCCGGGGAGCGGGAAGAGCACCTCGGCCGCCCCGGCCGCCCCGGACACCCCGGCCGCCCCGACCCCGCAGCCGAACGACTCGCGCGGGAGGCGCGGCGCACCGGCGGCCCGGTGCTCGCCCTGCGCACCCGCGCCGAGGCGCCGGTGGGTGAGGACCCCGACCCGGCCGGTCCCGGGCCGGTCGGCGCCGAGCTGCACATCGCCCTGCCGGACCGGCCCGGCGTCCTGCCCGCCGCGGCCGGGGTGCTGGCCCTGCACCGGCTGACCGTCCGCGCCGCCGATCTGCGCACCGTCGAGGCCCCCGGCGGGAACCCGGGGCAGTCGCCGGACGGTGCTCCCGTCCTCCTGCTGAGCTGGCGGATCGCCGCCGAGTACGGTTCGCCCCCCGGCCCCGACCGGCTCCGCGCGGACCTGGTCCGCGCCCTGGACGGCTCGCTGGACGTCCCCGGCCGCCTCGCCGAGCGCGAGGCCGCCCACCGGGGCGCCCCCCGCGCCCGCCGCGGCGGTGGGGCCCCGCCGCCCAGGGTGACGGTCGCCCCGACCGGATCGCGGTTGGCGACGGTGATCGAGGTGCGCGCCCAGGACGCCCCCGGGCTGCTCTACCGCGTCGGACGGGCGCTGGAGGAGGCCGGGGCGGCCGTGCGCAGCGCCCGCGTCAGCACGCTCGGCGCCGACGTCGTGGACGCCTTCTACGTCACCACCCCCGACGGCGCGCCGCTGCCCCCGGTCGAGGCCGCCGAACTCGTCCGGGAACTGGAACGGGCCCTGGGCGGCTGA
- the ftsY gene encoding signal recognition particle-docking protein FtsY gives MDILILVVVIAVVAVAAIGGLVVTGLRKKKTPPVPPRSAPPTITTPPAREPQVGEEAGPPRAEERRTIEEVDLPPTPSGATDAEAAAPPAPPEPELETPAPTAGRLVRLRERLSRSQNTLGRGLLTLLSRDRLDEDTWEEIEDTLLTADVGVAPTQELVERLRERVRVLGTRTTEELRALLREELLNLVGTDLDRTVHTEGGVSSEGVVRPGVVLVVGVNGTGKTTTTGKLARVLVADGKSVVLGAADTFRAAAADQLQTWGERVGARTVRGPEGGDPASVAFDAVKEGIAESADVVLVDTAGRLHTKTGLMDELGKVKRVVEKHGPVDEVLLVLDATTGQNGLIQARVFAEVVNITGIVLTKLDGTAKGGIVVAVQRELNVPVKLIGLGEGADDLAPFEPEAFVDALIGD, from the coding sequence ATGGACATCCTCATTCTCGTTGTCGTCATCGCCGTGGTCGCCGTCGCCGCGATCGGCGGACTCGTGGTCACCGGTCTCAGGAAGAAGAAGACGCCACCGGTGCCCCCCCGGTCCGCCCCACCGACCATCACCACACCCCCCGCCCGGGAACCACAGGTGGGGGAGGAGGCGGGGCCGCCTCGTGCGGAGGAACGCCGCACCATCGAAGAGGTCGACCTGCCCCCGACCCCGTCCGGGGCGACGGACGCGGAGGCCGCCGCGCCTCCCGCGCCCCCCGAGCCCGAGCTCGAAACCCCCGCGCCCACCGCCGGCCGGCTGGTGCGGCTGCGCGAGCGACTGTCGCGCTCCCAGAACACCCTGGGGCGCGGCCTGCTCACCCTGCTCTCCCGCGACCGCCTCGACGAGGACACCTGGGAGGAGATCGAGGACACCCTGCTCACCGCCGACGTCGGCGTCGCCCCCACCCAGGAGCTGGTGGAGCGGCTGCGCGAGCGGGTGCGGGTGCTGGGCACCCGCACGACCGAGGAGCTGCGCGCGCTGCTGCGCGAGGAGCTGCTGAACCTGGTGGGCACCGATCTGGACCGCACCGTCCACACCGAGGGCGGGGTCTCGTCCGAGGGTGTGGTGCGTCCGGGCGTGGTCCTGGTCGTCGGCGTCAACGGCACCGGCAAGACCACCACCACCGGCAAGCTCGCCCGTGTCCTGGTCGCCGACGGGAAGTCGGTCGTGCTGGGAGCCGCCGACACCTTCCGCGCGGCCGCCGCCGACCAGCTCCAGACGTGGGGCGAGAGGGTGGGCGCCCGTACCGTCCGCGGCCCCGAGGGCGGGGACCCGGCGTCGGTCGCCTTCGACGCGGTCAAGGAGGGCATCGCCGAGAGCGCGGACGTCGTCCTGGTCGACACCGCGGGCCGGCTGCACACCAAGACCGGCCTGATGGACGAGTTGGGCAAGGTCAAGCGGGTGGTGGAGAAGCACGGCCCGGTGGACGAGGTGCTGCTCGTCCTGGACGCCACCACCGGTCAGAACGGCCTGATCCAGGCCCGGGTCTTCGCAGAGGTCGTGAACATCACCGGCATCGTGCTCACCAAGCTCGACGGCACGGCCAAGGGCGGCATCGTCGTCGCGGTCCAGCGCGAGCTGAACGTCCCGGTCAAGCTGATCGGCCTGGGCGAGGGCGCGGACGACCTGGCACCGTTCGAGCCGGAGGCCTTCGTCGACGCCCTGATCGGCGACTGA
- a CDS encoding P-II family nitrogen regulator: MKLITAVIKPHRLDEVKDALQAFGVQGLTVTEASGYGRQRGHTEVYRGAEYTVDLVPKVRVEVLVEDEDAEQLIDVVAKAARTGKIGDGKVWSVPVETAVRVRTGERGPDAL, encoded by the coding sequence GTGAAGCTCATCACCGCAGTCATCAAACCGCACCGCCTGGACGAGGTGAAGGACGCCCTGCAGGCGTTCGGAGTCCAGGGTCTGACCGTCACCGAGGCCAGCGGCTACGGGCGGCAGCGCGGCCACACCGAGGTGTACCGCGGCGCCGAGTACACCGTCGACCTGGTGCCCAAGGTCCGCGTCGAGGTCCTGGTCGAGGACGAGGACGCCGAGCAGTTGATCGACGTGGTCGCCAAGGCCGCCCGCACCGGCAAGATCGGCGACGGCAAGGTCTGGAGCGTCCCCGTCGAGACGGCGGTGCGGGTGCGCACCGGTGAACGCGGCCCGGACGCCCTGTGA
- the ffh gene encoding signal recognition particle protein produces MFDTLSDRLTATFKNLRGKGRLSEADIDATAREIRIALLEADVALPVVRAFIKQVKERALGAEVSKALNPAQQVVKIVNEELIGILGGETRRLRFAKNPPTVIMLAGLQGAGKTTLAGKLGRWLKAQGHAPLLVACDLQRPNAVNQLTVVAERAGVGIYAPEPGNGVGDPIKVAQDSIEYARTKQHDVVIVDTAGRLGIDEELMRQAADIRDAVRPDETLFVVDAMIGQDAVNTAEAFRDGVGFDGVVLSKLDGDARGGAALSVAHVTGRQIMFASNGEKLDDFDAFHPDRMASRILGMGDVLSLIEKAEQTFSRQEAEKMAAKLAKGPKEFTLDDFLAQMEQVRKMGSISKLLGMMPGMGQMREQIDSIDERDVDRTAAIIKSMTPAEREDPTIINGSRRARIARGSGVDVSAVKNLVERFFEARKMMSRMAQGGGMPGMPGMPGMPGAGGARKKGKQKKAKGKQRSGNPMKRKAEEQALAERRAAAQGGAFGLPGGQAPEDFELPQEFKDMLPPK; encoded by the coding sequence GTGTTCGACACTCTCTCCGATCGCCTCACAGCGACGTTCAAGAACCTCAGGGGCAAGGGCCGTCTGAGCGAGGCGGACATCGACGCCACGGCGCGCGAGATCCGTATCGCCCTGCTGGAGGCCGATGTCGCCCTGCCCGTGGTACGGGCCTTCATCAAGCAGGTCAAGGAGCGCGCCCTGGGCGCGGAGGTCTCCAAGGCCCTGAATCCGGCACAGCAGGTCGTCAAGATCGTCAACGAGGAGCTGATCGGCATCCTCGGTGGCGAGACCCGTCGCCTGCGGTTCGCCAAGAACCCGCCCACGGTGATCATGCTCGCCGGTCTCCAGGGCGCGGGCAAGACGACCCTGGCGGGCAAGCTGGGCCGCTGGCTCAAGGCGCAGGGGCACGCCCCGCTGCTGGTCGCCTGCGACCTTCAGCGGCCCAACGCCGTCAACCAGCTCACCGTCGTCGCCGAACGGGCGGGCGTGGGCATCTACGCCCCCGAGCCGGGCAACGGCGTCGGCGACCCGATCAAGGTCGCCCAGGACTCGATCGAGTACGCCCGTACCAAGCAGCACGACGTGGTCATCGTCGACACCGCCGGCCGCCTGGGCATCGACGAGGAACTGATGCGGCAGGCCGCCGACATCCGCGACGCGGTCCGTCCCGACGAGACCCTCTTCGTCGTCGACGCGATGATCGGCCAGGACGCCGTCAACACCGCCGAGGCCTTCCGTGACGGCGTCGGCTTCGACGGCGTGGTGCTCTCCAAGCTCGACGGTGACGCCCGCGGCGGTGCGGCCCTGTCGGTCGCGCACGTCACCGGCCGCCAGATCATGTTCGCCTCCAACGGCGAGAAGCTGGACGACTTCGACGCGTTCCACCCGGACCGGATGGCGTCCCGCATCCTGGGCATGGGCGACGTCCTCAGCCTCATCGAGAAGGCCGAACAGACCTTCAGCCGGCAAGAGGCCGAGAAGATGGCCGCCAAGCTGGCCAAGGGGCCCAAGGAGTTCACCCTCGACGACTTCCTGGCCCAGATGGAGCAGGTCCGCAAGATGGGCTCCATCTCCAAGCTGCTGGGGATGATGCCCGGCATGGGGCAGATGCGGGAGCAGATCGACAGCATCGACGAGCGCGACGTGGACCGCACCGCCGCGATCATCAAGTCGATGACTCCCGCCGAACGCGAGGACCCCACGATCATCAACGGCTCGCGGCGGGCCCGCATCGCCCGTGGGTCCGGCGTGGACGTCAGCGCGGTGAAGAACCTCGTGGAGCGCTTCTTCGAGGCCCGCAAGATGATGTCGCGGATGGCGCAGGGCGGCGGGATGCCGGGCATGCCCGGGATGCCGGGGATGCCCGGGGCGGGTGGCGCCCGCAAGAAGGGCAAGCAGAAGAAGGCCAAGGGCAAGCAGCGCTCGGGCAACCCGATGAAGCGCAAGGCCGAGGAGCAGGCGCTGGCCGAGCGCCGCGCCGCGGCCCAGGGCGGTGCCTTCGGCCTGCCCGGAGGCCAGGCGCCGGAGGACTTCGAACTGCCGCAGGAGTTCAAGGACATGCTTCCGCCGAAGTAG
- a CDS encoding ammonium transporter — MNGADTAFVLISAALVMLMTPGLALFYGGMVRVKSALNMLMMSFISLGIVSVLWVLYGYSLAFGTDTGGLIGSFEHVGLSGIGVETLTGGDEGIPVLAFVVFQLMFAALTPALMSGALADRVKFGAWALFITLWATVVYFPVAHWVWAEGGWLFELEVIDFAGGTAVHINAGVGALAAALVVGRRIGFKKEPMRPHSLPLVVLGAALLWFGWFGFNAGSALGAGGTAATMALNTQVATAAAVLGWLAYERVRHGAFTTLGAASGAVAGLVAITPAGAHVNAVGAIVIGLVAGAVCSWAVSLKYKLGYDDSLDVVGVHLVGGVVGTLLVGFLAIDGIGGAEQFGKQAVGAFSVMAFSFVVSWLLAKLVDAVVGFRADEDDETAGLDQAYHAETAYDFSAVGGSPASRGTAGIPDDSATALPSGKGLDEKVDA, encoded by the coding sequence TTGAACGGCGCGGATACCGCTTTCGTACTGATCAGCGCGGCGCTGGTCATGCTGATGACACCCGGACTGGCCCTCTTCTACGGCGGCATGGTGCGGGTCAAGAGCGCCCTGAACATGCTCATGATGTCCTTCATCTCCCTGGGCATCGTCAGCGTCCTCTGGGTGCTCTACGGCTACTCGCTCGCCTTCGGCACCGACACCGGTGGCCTGATCGGCAGCTTCGAACACGTCGGTCTGAGCGGCATCGGCGTCGAGACGCTGACCGGCGGTGACGAGGGCATCCCGGTCCTCGCCTTCGTCGTCTTCCAACTGATGTTCGCCGCCCTGACCCCCGCTCTGATGAGCGGCGCACTGGCCGACCGCGTGAAGTTCGGCGCCTGGGCGCTGTTCATCACCCTGTGGGCCACCGTCGTCTACTTCCCCGTCGCCCACTGGGTGTGGGCCGAGGGCGGCTGGCTCTTCGAGCTGGAGGTCATCGACTTCGCCGGCGGTACGGCCGTCCACATCAACGCGGGCGTCGGCGCGCTGGCCGCCGCCCTGGTCGTCGGCAGGCGCATCGGCTTCAAGAAGGAGCCCATGCGCCCCCACAGCCTGCCTCTGGTGGTCCTCGGCGCCGCCCTGCTGTGGTTCGGCTGGTTCGGCTTCAACGCCGGCTCCGCGCTGGGCGCGGGCGGCACCGCCGCCACCATGGCCCTGAACACGCAGGTGGCCACCGCCGCCGCCGTCCTGGGCTGGCTCGCCTACGAACGCGTCCGCCACGGCGCCTTCACCACCCTGGGCGCCGCCTCCGGAGCCGTCGCCGGCCTGGTCGCCATCACCCCCGCCGGCGCGCACGTGAACGCGGTGGGCGCGATCGTCATCGGCCTGGTCGCGGGCGCCGTCTGCTCCTGGGCCGTCAGCCTCAAGTACAAGCTCGGCTACGACGACTCCCTGGACGTCGTCGGCGTCCACCTCGTCGGCGGTGTCGTCGGCACCCTGCTGGTCGGTTTCCTGGCCATCGACGGCATCGGCGGCGCGGAGCAGTTCGGCAAGCAGGCCGTCGGCGCCTTCTCGGTGATGGCCTTCTCCTTCGTGGTCTCCTGGCTGCTGGCCAAGCTGGTCGACGCCGTCGTCGGCTTCCGCGCCGACGAGGACGACGAGACCGCCGGCCTCGACCAGGCGTACCACGCCGAGACCGCCTACGACTTCAGCGCGGTGGGCGGATCGCCCGCCTCCCGCGGCACGGCCGGCATCCCCGACGACAGCGCGACGGCCCTGCCGTCCGGCAAGGGACTCGACGAGAAGGTGGACGCGTGA